From Thalassophryne amazonica chromosome 5, fThaAma1.1, whole genome shotgun sequence:
tgtcttatcattaatttaatttgtttgtgtttgctttgtaaattctttttattctattgtgttttatctttttattgtgcttttcttgcttttatttttgattttaaattaatttgtgttgttatgaattctgtgaagcgccttggggtgactttgtcatgagttggcgctttataaattaataaattgacaaTTGATTaagcaataaaaaaataaaagtgaattgaatatgcattttttttttatattgatgtGAAAGAAATGACTGCAAAATTGTTGAATGCCTCCATTTTGTAATTGTTTAATGCTTGCTAGATTAGTTAAAATTACAATGCAGCCTGTTTATGGAGGACACATTTCAGAGACCACgtcatttttgggtggttcaatgattccactgtGTAATTAGTActagtaataaaattttatttctttttgtcagCGTGACAGTTTGTATCACTACCATTTCCTTCCTCAGTTAAGCCGAGAAAATTTATATATGAATGTTCTTATTAGCCCTGTAGATTGGCGTCTTGTCAAGGTtgcaccctgcctcacaccctatgactactgAGATAAGTTCCAGCCCTCCACGCCttccaaacacacacgcacacatacatcaCCATTGATtacagtaagcaggtatagaaaatgaatgacttaaTGGTGTTATTAACAATTTTCCACTTAGGCTTATAAATAACTCTCCATCTTTGAGTTTCGTTATAATAGAAATGCTGCTTGACCATAACAAcagctaataaataaataaagatttgaAGAAATGCGTGTTTGTTCGACCTCATTTTAGTTGTAATAGTTTTATCATGGTATTATCGGCTGCAACCCCTTCACatgcaatacaccagagcagcTGTTTGAATGTGTTGACACTGATAAAAATGAAAACGAAGCGTGCCAATAATCTGGTTTGTCATGACAATTGTTTTGGGACCAGATCACGGTCTGGGGCAGCTTTCCTCTCAGACCAAACTAAAAGGTCCAAACCTCACATTGTTGGTGTGAGATCACACTTACCTTTCAGTGAAGGGTCAGTGGGGTTGCTGACTCAGACTGTGGTCTTCATCTTCAAGAGACAGGCATGTCTGTCCTGTAATTACTGAGGTCAGTCTCCATGGGTAACATATGATGTTTATAAATCCTTTGTGGGTCCCACTTAGAGGGGCACCAAAGACAACATGGTGGAGCAAGGGTTTGTCTTTTCCAGGGTGGAGATAATTAGAAGTGCATATATTACATtaagtaataataactcacttgctggacatttattcattcattttctgccgcttatccgGGTCCCGGTGGCAGCAGACTATGCAGCCCATCCCACCCTTACCTATgctcggccaagtcctgtaactcttcccataGGATCCCAAGGGGTTCCCatcccagctgggaaatataaatccctccagcgtgtcctgggtcttccctgggggtctcctcccagttggacatgcctagaAGACCTGCCTAGGGAGAGGACCAGGGGCGTCCTCAGCAGATGCCTGAACCAATTAAATTGGCTCCTTTCGACTCTACTCAGTTTCTCcaggatagtcgagcttctcaccccgtCCAAGAGTACAACCCCAGATACCCGATGGAAGAATCTCATTTTTGCCACGTGCATCCACAATTTTATTCTTTGAGTCATTACTTAAGGTTCATGACTATTTGCATGGAATTGGGGGTGGGAGCATTCAGCCTTTCTGGGATACAAATAGGGGAGCCCCCAAGGAAAATAGGTTGGGATATTACATCTGCAAAAGGTTGATGTGGTTCTTCAGAATACACCAAATTTTAATATATGACCTCATTACATGCAATTTTAATGTggatattcatttattcattcattcattttctgaacctgctgATTTCGGTTAGGAATAACAGGTCAGGTGGGCTATCCCTGCGGTCTTGGGTAACACTCTTGACAGGCTGCCAGGCTAGTGTGGGGACAGTCAACCTGCACAAACATGGGAATAACTGgacaaatgcttttttttgtcCTGGTCATTCTTTGATGATGTCCACAGGCAGAGTGTTGGACACAATAAAAATCTCACAAAGATGCTATGCGATCATTCAGCTTTATAAAGCTTCCTTAAGCTGAGAAGCTCATGCACAGTGACTATGAAAATGAACATTTTCGAGCAGTCAAACACTCAAATTCATAAGAACTTTCACCCTTAGCAACTCAGCTTCAGTACAAAAATACTGCTCGTCTGTCAGGAGCCTGGTTACATATCCAACATATATTCACTCACTACCTCTTTCAAACCAAGTGTTTTTTAATCTGCGTCTCACTCCTTCACATCTGTCTGTGTAACTTGGGATCTGACAGGAGCTGATATCAGGTGCAGGTGTCTCCAAACTTCACAACCTGAATATGTCATGACATTTTCATGTTAAAAACACAGTTGAGTACAAAAACTGTGAACTCTCATCTCACCTTTACAACCTTGTCTTTCTCGTTGTAGAATATCAGACGAGGATTCTTCTCCTCCGATGAATCATATTCCAGGTTGTGGCTGCACGGGAAAGAGCGGATTAAGGGGAAACAACACATACCTGCAGCGAAGAAGCATCTGTCTTTTATTCTATTTTTAAACAAGTCACTCTGCATGGTTTCAGCTCAGATTCTTCGATTGATTTGAGGATCGGACTTTGCAGGATGCCCAAAGCCGTGTGTTGTTTGTGAGAGAATGCAGCTTTTTTGTTTCTACAAAGGAACATGAAACAGCTGAAGGATACTATAACGCCCATCGCTCCATCAGGAAATGGTGAAGCTCAGGCATTTTCTTTATGCCTCATCCGACCACACTGGGAGCCTGCAAGGAAGTACAAATGATATATCCAAAAGCAGTGTTATTCTGATCAAACACTTTACTGTGAATTCTCAGCAGAAGACCTGCTGATACATCATTAAATTTCACGCACCACACTGACTTGACAATGGGATCCATAAAATGCACACATACTCACCAGCAGTTTACCTCGGGCTATAACGGGTTGTTCTTCAACCCCTGTGTTATTGGGTTTTTTTGACCCACTAACACAGAGGGTAAGAGTGAGCACCAAGAAGAGACACATTTTATCACAAACTGGACTCTTTACTTGGCCACAGTATAATAACGTTCCTCGGGGTGGACAACATCATGACGCGTTCCCACGGGGGGTTGTAGACTTACCAGTGCTTCACTGTTTACCGCTCCTTCTTAAAGGTGTAGACCCCTTTGATTTTCCATAAAATTGACCAAATTTGCTTTGTATTAAACTCTAGCATCTGTAaagtaggggaaactggggcacggtgaatcacggggcacagtgaatcagtagctatatctgcaaaactaaatatatatttgcagcagttatgccatatttttatgcataaagacatcccccttataaattagtgttttgtttgtgggtacattaagggtaaaactaagtggcaagtgaagtcagtttttttcctatcaaaagtaaagtctcattgtatttatttctcacaacagaggtaaGGTGCcccaaaaattgttattagttagaagactaccccatccaactgatgagcatgtgttatgtcttctccagactatcagctgtttgataacatgactcgtgtgtcacatgcacccggggcacagtgaatcagtctagaaagtgatttactgagccccagtatcaagtggatgacaaatattacttgttgaagcggatacatttatttttccatgaattatttccatAATCTGTGTATATAAATAACTGTTTtaatgtttgaacagaaattatgacagtagtATTTATTATAGTTTCTAAAGGatgtatatcactatataagacactcatacATTACAtaactggtttgctggattatagtttgtatatgcatcagcattatATTCAATAAATCTTTATAATCACGTTTCTTCATTATAttgtaagttgattcactgtgccccgtgaatcagTGtccataacttgctgtattaaatccacaatagaatgacttaaacctatactgaaaaaaaaaaaatgctactttggatcatcttaaaaaaaattgatgtaatttgttacagctaatttttttagtttctcacaatgtttatttaggattttgtaaagtgattccagcagatttaaactggaaaccacaattttccattagaccaatgtaaagtAGTaagtaagtactttgaatgaagtgcactgtgtttcacttgtcTTTCTTTCTGTGGTGTATCACAAAATTAGCAGTAATTTTATTGCTGGTTGAGAATTTATTTTGATATAAGGAAGGAAGGCATAAGGAAGCTTGCACAAGATTCAAAGTTCATTCTGTATTCAGGGGACACTGAATTTCCAACTGATTATAAATGCATACATAGAATCTAATAAATACATGATAAAACATTAGTTTTCCCACTAACTCCTTTTTCACATGGGCTTACTACATagtctgcaaaaagcagtccatCACAATCCATAGGGTATCGGAATACtcagggtcctatctcactggcaACAATCTTCTCAATAGCAAACCACTGGTCAGCTTCTCAGTCACAACAGGCACATTTTCTGTAACCTCATAGAAAACATACATGAAGGGATATGTTCTCACTTTTAAAATGTTCTTGAATTTAGTCCCTTTTTCTTTGGTTATACACTGAAAAAGTCTGTTGTAGTTAGAtgatttaaccccttaagccaTAGAGTCTATTTCACCAaactcacatacccatacattatgatttatttctcagcttgtacaaggtcaaaaatgcaaatgtttggatcagctaaaagacaggtcctaggggtgttgtggatgcaaaaaaaaaaaatgaaagtaaataatacttggtaggagtaaatgagttttttccccaaaaaaatgaattccgatttatgtctttatttgcttggcgtttcagctgtgggtACTTGATATGtaattgaagtggatacttttgtagaggagacttcgcttgacattttgatgtataataagtgtatgttggtgtcagcattggttagttatgagtgttcaaatgttccaaaacaggccaagtccccaaatttggggactctagggtttaagaggttaaatatGTACATCGGTTGCATatcatcagaatgtgtccaaatagcaTAATTTTCTCTTGTATCTCAACTAGAAACATAAGAAAATTGTTATTTGAACATATTCTTTTCACGTGCAACCAATGTACATACCTATTTAAATCATCTAACTAcaacagacttttttctccagtgTGGCTGAATTTATACTTTCTTTCATGTCAGATGTCATTGGTGTTACAGAAAACCCGTTGAACATCTGCACTCTTATCACTTTTTCCCATTGGTTTGCAGATGATTGATGGCCAACTGCAGAGCAGCCCACTCTGCCGAATGGGAAAGTTCTTTTAAATTGGTTTTCCTTCATTCTTTCACAGCATCAGGTTCAAATTGCAAAACATTTTTTAGCTctatgtttttgtttgtgctttCAAAACAACAGTTTTTCATGTCCATTAAAAGGTAAACTCAAAAATGCATTTTGTGTAGGTTCTGAACATAGCTAAATTATTCATCTCTTTAACATGttgactttttgttgtttttgttaataggtaTGGAAGACTGGAGAAAATACAACCCAGCAAACTTCTGTTTTTCATATGCAATGTTTTCTCTGCATGAATGACAAAAATTTGCATATTTATGTATTCATAAATTTTCCTATTTGTTTAggaaaaaatattacattttatgACATAAATGATACGTCACTATACAATATCAAGACCTCGAAATATTAAGTTTGACTATTCGACTGGTGCCATGTGATGGACTGACATCCTCTCCCCCTCTTGCCCTaagtgctgggatgggctccacccatgacccttgattggagttggAGCATATAGAAAAAGAACTGGATCCTGCATTGATGCTATACATCAATCCATCCAACAACATCAAGGAACAGCCTCTGGTCCTGCACAGCAACCATCTAAGCAGGCAGCTGGTCCATTCCATCACTGCAAGGTGAaatgtgaaatgtgggtgtccacTTGACTTTTTCCAGTTGTTGGAGTTGTTTCACTGAGGCACCTGTATGCTGGATTGTGCTCACAGAAATGCCCCACATGGCCAAAGATGATGTTCCTTCACTATGCATCTGGTTCTCCTCATCTGAGCATCCCTGAAGCATTGTTTAAAGCAACTACTGTTTGACATagtcattccagtagtacccaTTAATTCTTTGGAGAGCTCTGCTACATCCAGTTGTTTCATTAGGGCACGggttagcatccaaatctcacaGAAATACAGTAAGAACCTCACGACTTGGACCTTCTTTATCCTGCAAAGGTATCGGCATCACCACACAGCTCTGTCCAGAGATAttgtgactccataaactctttgtAGGTGTATCCCAGTCTCAAAGGTTGAGGACCCAGAAAAATGGGTATCACTACCAAAAGAAGTGAATCTCATccaaagttcaacactttcatggAACAGGGATAGACTTCTGATCACTGAGTCCAGGAAGGCATTGATGACCTAGatcttagttttgatccaggacactcacaaacccaaacacccggactcagcttctcaagtgctgcaatcacgaTATCCATTGAATGATCAAAACACATCGCAGATGAGTGCCAAAATCCACTGAGAAGAAAACAACAGGCTCTACATGACTTGTTAATTTTTTCTTCCACGATGTACCAGAGAGCAGTCTAATCACCTGAGTCAAACACACTGACATTTACACTTGTGTTCAATGAGTACTCACAAAACCAAGAACAGATTGATGGGTAACCTCCTGGGTGTtctagttacaggacttggctgaggatagggaagtgtgggatgaactgcttgctctgctgccaaccCAACCTGGGTAAGCaattgaaaatgaatgattgTCTTTCACTATGAGACAATATGCAATAATATAAGAAAAGTTCTCCACCCCTGTCATCATGGATTACTTTTCATGATGTATACTTTATATCTTTGTAAAATATCTGGAATTAGTCTATTCTGTAGATTTTAAAGCTTTTCAGGCATTTAACCATGAGTTTATTCAATCCAGACTCCATGGCAAGCTTCCAGCACATCTCATACTTTTTCTTTCCTTACGTCTATCTGAGACGGTTTGAGGTCATATAAAGTAGAATTCCACTGTGTACTACATAAAATCACACCGTACAACAGTACCACACATTTGCAGTGTGTTAACACCCTGGAAcaggggtcttcaactcattccagaaagggcagagagggtgcaggttttctttgcaaccactcactccaccaggtgatttcactgatgaactgattccatctgctcaaagtgatgtcatcagtgaaatcacctggtggagtgagtggttgcaaagaaaacctgcaccctctctgccctttctggaacaagttgaagaCTTCTGAACTGGAAAAGAAAAATTTACTCCTCTAGGACAACACAAGAGGGCGATACGATCCATTTATAAATGTCCGGGCAGTTTGGCGGGTAAAATGTACTTCCAAATCCTCGCCACAGACAATTATGTTTCCAACAAAAATAAACCATTTCTGCCTGGAATGCtgaagcaaactttttttttttctgtctctatcTTTTCCAGACACACATCTCAGAGGCTCATCGAGTTGGATTCCGCGTGTTGCGGTTGGACATCAGGGGTCAGTCATATGGCTCCATTTTTTTAACAGTGTTCTGTACATCTTGTGTGTAATGTAGTTCTTGCATGTGCGTTTTAAAAAATTCTGTTGTAAATTTGATTTATAGAAAGCCGACGAGAGCCAGAAAACACAACAGGAAATGACACCGTGGTGTGTGCACGCTCACGATCCTGCGCGTGTGGCTTCGTACTGTATGCGTTCCCATTCAGCATGTTTTGGCTTACATCATGGGGTGCTTGCCAAAAGGAGATGtgctgacaacagggaaaatgtaGTCATGAGGTACAGGCGATGAAATTATGTACATGCTGAGCAACTTCTTGCAGGCTGACTTCCACAAATTGCAAAGTAGGCACAGGAGGTAAAAGATCAAagggcaaaaacaacaaaaaaaaccctccttGTAATCATGCCTCCTTCAGAGAGCTTGTTGTAAAGACATGCAGATGCTTCCTATGCCTCCAAAAGCACTGGGTGATGCCAACAGGTCAACAAAACCTGTGCATGATCTCTTCTGTGTGTCGCGTACCAGATCAATCAATGATAGTCACGTTGTGGGTTTTTATAAGAGAGAAAAATTtagcatgaatgtgtttgtctgtgttgtgGTGTTTGCGGTTATTTGTACGGTAGTGTGCATCCGTCTGGAGCGTCAGGGAAGCTGACGGGAAGCTTGCTGTGCTCAGTTTGCTCATAAACAACAAAGGCTGacaccactaaaaaaaaaaatccagggatTCAGTGACAGGACTGACCCAAGTTTTGACCCATCCTTGTGTTGGTTTGAATGATAAGATATAAGAAGTATCTTTATCTAAGAAAATACAAAAGGATTATATAAAGCAGGAAAACAAATTTCCCAAAACCTGTAATACAAAAAccagaaacaaaataaattaaagaaaaaatcAATCTAGCGCTAATGGAATCTCTTGCCCTTTGCAGAGCATAAAATGCTTTGTTGAGTATATTGCTGATATAAACACTGCTGCAACACAATGACAGCAATTAACAAAGTGCAAATGGATTAAATTTATCTCATTTAGGAGGATACTggaacatgtttctcagtattttcccaaTAATTGCTTTAAGGAAAACCTAATGAGTCAACAGAGTATAGACAAATTCATTGCCTGTGATCATAATAAAGCATATCTTATTTATTAACTCATATTTCATATATTCTATGACTAAAGAAACCTACTAAAAATACATTTCTATTGATATTTGGGAGATTTTATATGCTTCATGAATTTAATTTCAGGAATTTACTAAAATATACATTGACTGGTAGTGTGTATTTTTATCTTGGTGAATTTGGGCTAGATTGGAGTGGATTTATCCACTGAGATTGTGCATAACTTAAATCAGGGACAACGACAACTGGATAAAACATGTTCAATTTACTATTCGTGAAATCAAGTTCGGTAATTATAAGAATGTATGTCTCTGGTGGAATTGCTAATAACAATGACCATACAACAAACAAGCACATAGTCTAAAGAATTGTAGGGTTCTCAAAAAGCAGACACGGAAGCAAACAAACAAAGtcagtgtttgtttctgtgacagTTTGACATCAAACTGAGGAAGCTGAGAGTATTTAAGTGTTTATGAGTGCAAGTGAAGTGCAGGTTTGATAATGTGCATAATGGTAGGAGACATGGTGAAGTCAAATCAAGTTCAGAGAAGTGGATCCTAACCTCATGACCCTGACATGTTCCCACTGTCTAGTGGGCCAGTCCTAAACGAAGCAAAACAAATGAAAGAGCAGCTTGTAAAGGAAAGATGTCAGGACACCTGAAGGAAAGATAAAGCAGATCAAAAAGGGCCAAAAGTCAACTGAGAACTGTTGAAGCACTAGAAAAAGCAACAGGATGAAGAAAATGACTCGAGGGCAGTAACAAGTTCGAGAGGCCAGGAAGCTGGTTAAATGAACAGCTCTTTGCAGCAAACACACAAAGCCAGGCGCAGGGCCTATGGTGAGCAGAAAAATCAGAAGCCTGGCTGAGAGAACAGAGCAGGCAACGAGCATCAAGAACACACTGTTGAGGAAGGATTCTGCACAAGAGAGCTGGTGATAATGACTCTCTAATAATTTCGGGACTGCTTTGGCAGACCTGTCCACCATATCTGGGTGGGACCTGAACTGGCCAACACCTTGGTTGCATAAGGGCTGTGACCTGGCTAGTGGTACCACCACATCAGGAGCAGTATCAGGTGTGGCACACAGCACCACCAACTCCAGAGCAGACAAATGGGCTGGAAAAATTCATAACCTCAACCTCAAACAGGAAGTGGTACTGTGGAGTTGTAAGGTTCTGGATAAGGATGTGCCAGTCTGCCTCCACTGGCTAAGGATCAGGTGTGGTGGCCCCCCTCCACCAAGCCATGATCCTGTTCAGTGAGACTATCCATAATCTCCAATTACCCAGACAGACAAGTGGCCTATCCCCGCCTTCTGAAAGTAGACTTCTATCTGCAGTATCCAGGTGATACATGGGTGTACCATTGACTTTGAGTTCATGGGGTGCTCAGTACTGATCATGTACATGTActatatgtagcaggatgaaggtcctgggtcctgattgaaaagacgttcccactagcttggctaaaggggaattcccctttggctgacctggtagaggaatggtctttagtgcgagccgtccgggttcgatcccaccgccgtcccggccacgaaggtcctgcggtcacatatACAGTAACTGAGTGGAATATATCTttgtggcttctggtgggattcaCACAACACCAAACATCTTGCTCTCAAGAAAGATGCTCAACCATGTCAACCACAGGGGGTTCCCCCTAGGTGATCTAGTACAAACATATTTCAATCTGgatttcaccttgctacataCAGAAAAGCAGACCACATGGCCATGGAgacaatgttgttgttgttgtttttttttttttttttgagtgtatcacacaaacaaatgactcattggatgaactcaattcaattatgggcaggatttccatctaataaatatatgtagtcccaactaaattaaatttaaatgatcttgcatggatgtgcattacttgagttggggctacatatatttattagatggaaatcctgctcagaaTTGAATTGAGTTAATTCAATACATCAGTTTTTTGAATGCATGTGCCATTGGCAGTGTACTGAATTCACAGAAACCCTGgttgcactcaaaaaactgactcattggattggatttccatctaataaatatatgtagtcccaactcacttaaattacattatcttgcacggatgtgcttttttgagttggggttacatatatttattctatggaaatcctgcacataactgaactgagttcatccaatgagtcattttttgagtgtgttAGCCTTGATCAAGAACAATCACAAACTCAGCTGTGCTGACTTCTCACTCTTTTCAAGTCATGCAATCACAGCAGACTTTGTTTCCACAAACATCAAAACATCATTCTCAGTCAATGCAAGTGAACCTTTCTTCACCTAAAAACTAAAATGActtaattaacaaaaaaaaaaagaagaagaagaagaaaaagccgTTTATTGATGTATGACATTTCCCAATGTCCAGTATAAATTGAAAGCCAGAACTGAACACCAGAATTCCCTCACAGTAGTTATGATGTCCTGCAAATTATTGGATCCTCATGTATTCTTAGGATGTCTCAGAGGGCCGTCTGACCAACCAAATAAAATGCTTTGCAAAAATTAACTCGGGCTGTAAAGAACCACTGCCAGTATTCTCTCTTTTGTTGCTCACTCACAGAGGGAGGATGTGGTCAGTGTTTTgcttcttgggtgtgaagccagactACTCTGGTCAATGAAGCAAGAAGCTGGGACTAATGGCTGTTGATAATAACCCTTGTTAAGTATCTGGCAAAGACAGTAGCGTAATACCCCTGTAGCTATTGCAATCAAGGTGATCACACTTTCTTTTCTAGAGAAGAACAACAATTCCTTTCCTTGAATCATCTAGGTAGATTCCTGACACCAAATGGAAGCAAAGATTGCTTGCAACCCCAGAAGAACAATATCCCTACTCACCAGAAGAAGTTCAGTCCCAATCCCACAGATCCCTGCAGATTTACCCAGTGTCACCTGTTTTCCCCGCCTTTGCAATGTCATTGAAATTAAGTGGTTCAGATCTGACTGGCAATTTAGCCAGCACAACCCTGGCAAcaaatcaaatttcaaatttatcaatttatatagcgccaattcacgacggggtcacctcaaggcgcttcacacaacacaacttgaaaacacagaacaaaatgaattaaaagattaaaaagcacaataaaagaataaaaacataaaaaagtaaaaagaataaaagaaaacatACAATAACATAAAACACTAGCGATAAAACAGGGGAAAAAAAGATGTGTCTTCAATCTAGATTTAAAAATCTACACAAAGTCCGACTACCATAtctacgcagggagatcattccacagagccagGGCACAATA
This genomic window contains:
- the selenoe gene encoding selenoprotein e; amino-acid sequence: MCLFLVLTLTLCVSGSKKPNNTGVEEQPVIARGKLLAPSVVGUGIKKMPELHHFLMERWALYHNLEYDSSEEKNPRLIFYNEKDKVVKTVPVKKMKADEISSLLDSLGFYKRSQKGEEVPEEFQHFPLNAPRDEL